A region of Catenibacterium mitsuokai DNA encodes the following proteins:
- a CDS encoding MIP/aquaporin family protein, whose amino-acid sequence MKIKKFLSELLGTFLLVFLGTTAYALLGSTGLGSTYSTVAGIIGIAVVFGLAMTFVYYMFSSISGAHVNPAVSIAMYFNGAISLVEMILYIVAQLLGALLASGLLLGTLKCIPSVSITTLGIGQTGYSSLSMISLDVKGAILIEAVLTFVFVLVYLHVVNDERLERLSGLLIGGALTLVTILGIPFTGASINPARSFGPAVIMKILGKGTALNQLWVFLLSPLIGALVAYIVYKLLKGEKIA is encoded by the coding sequence ATGAAAATCAAGAAATTTCTATCTGAACTACTTGGTACTTTCCTACTTGTATTTCTAGGTACTACAGCTTATGCATTACTTGGATCTACAGGATTAGGTTCTACATATAGTACAGTAGCAGGTATTATCGGTATTGCAGTTGTATTTGGTCTTGCAATGACATTCGTTTATTATATGTTCTCTTCTATTTCAGGAGCACATGTCAATCCAGCAGTGTCTATCGCAATGTATTTTAATGGAGCTATCTCTCTCGTAGAAATGATCCTTTATATTGTGGCACAACTATTAGGTGCACTTCTTGCAAGTGGATTACTACTTGGTACTCTTAAATGTATTCCTAGTGTATCTATTACTACTTTAGGTATTGGACAGACAGGTTATAGTTCTTTAAGTATGATTTCATTAGATGTAAAGGGTGCTATTCTTATAGAAGCTGTATTAACTTTTGTATTTGTATTAGTGTACTTACATGTAGTAAATGATGAAAGATTAGAAAGACTATCTGGATTATTAATTGGTGGTGCTTTAACACTTGTTACTATTTTAGGTATTCCATTTACCGGTGCTTCTATTAACCCTGCAAGATCATTTGGTCCAGCAGTTATTATGAAGATACTTGGCAAAGGCACTGCACTTAATCAGTTATGGGTATTTTTATTATCACCACTTATTGGTGCTTTAGTCGCTTATATCGTTTATAAGTTATTAAAAGGCGAAAAGATTGCATAA
- a CDS encoding PF20097 family protein: protein MKFDKCPYCSGKLIHGYIKTRGEALTWSTDSKIPVFLDSWHYLQEDVKLGNFRYFKGDKIDAYRCDTCHVIIIADSKE, encoded by the coding sequence ATGAAATTTGATAAATGTCCTTATTGTTCAGGTAAATTGATTCATGGCTATATTAAAACAAGAGGAGAGGCTTTGACATGGTCAACAGATTCTAAAATACCAGTTTTTCTAGATAGCTGGCATTATTTACAGGAAGATGTCAAACTAGGTAATTTCCGTTATTTCAAAGGTGATAAAATCGATGCATACAGATGTGATACATGTCATGTCATTATCATAGCCGACAGCAAGGAATAA
- the gdhA gene encoding NADP-specific glutamate dehydrogenase: MKYVDKVLTELKEKNADQPEFIEAATNILKSLEPVIEAHPEYENMAILERFTEPERVIMFKVPWVNDEGKTIVNRGYRVQFSSAIGPYKGGLRFHPSVNLGIIKFLGLEQILKNSLTTLPIGGGKGGSDFDPQGKSDAEVMRFCQSFMTELYRHIGPSVDVPAGDIGVGGREIGYLFGQYKRIKDAYENGVLTGKALPFGGSLIRPEATGFGAVYYGNEVLKHFNDSYEGKTIACSGYGNVAWGVAQKATEFGAKVVTISGRDGYVYDAEGVNTQEKWDFLVEIRTKNDVKLKDYAEKFGAEFHPGEKPWGVKCDMAFPCATQNEIEEEDAKKLVENGCKYIIEGANMPTTPEAIAYFTGHEGTLAPAKAANAGGVAVSALEMSQNSMRYSWTKEEVDAKLHTIMVDIYNNSVAAAQKYGLGYDLIKGANIAGFEKVVDAMIAQGNY; this comes from the coding sequence ATGAAATATGTTGATAAGGTTTTAACAGAATTAAAAGAAAAGAATGCTGATCAGCCAGAATTCATTGAAGCGGCTACAAACATCTTAAAGAGTTTGGAACCAGTTATTGAAGCACACCCTGAATATGAAAATATGGCTATCCTTGAAAGATTTACTGAACCTGAAAGAGTTATTATGTTTAAAGTCCCTTGGGTTAATGATGAAGGTAAGACTATTGTGAACAGAGGTTACCGTGTACAGTTCTCTAGCGCAATCGGTCCTTACAAAGGTGGTTTAAGATTCCATCCTTCAGTAAACCTAGGTATTATTAAATTCTTAGGTCTTGAACAGATCTTAAAGAACTCTCTTACAACTTTACCTATCGGTGGTGGTAAAGGTGGTTCTGACTTTGATCCACAAGGTAAGAGTGATGCTGAAGTAATGCGTTTCTGTCAGTCATTCATGACTGAATTATACCGTCATATCGGTCCTAGCGTAGACGTACCTGCTGGTGATATCGGTGTAGGTGGAAGAGAAATCGGATACTTATTTGGACAGTATAAGAGAATTAAAGATGCTTATGAAAACGGTGTTTTAACTGGTAAGGCTTTACCATTTGGTGGAAGCTTAATTCGTCCTGAAGCGACTGGTTTTGGTGCTGTTTATTATGGTAATGAAGTATTAAAACATTTCAATGACAGCTATGAAGGCAAGACTATTGCATGTTCTGGATATGGTAACGTTGCATGGGGTGTTGCCCAAAAAGCAACTGAATTTGGTGCTAAGGTTGTTACTATTTCTGGTAGAGATGGTTATGTATATGATGCAGAAGGTGTCAATACTCAGGAAAAGTGGGACTTCCTTGTTGAAATCAGAACTAAGAACGATGTTAAGTTAAAAGACTATGCTGAAAAGTTCGGTGCTGAATTCCATCCAGGAGAAAAACCTTGGGGTGTTAAGTGTGATATGGCATTCCCTTGTGCAACACAGAATGAAATCGAAGAAGAAGATGCTAAGAAGTTAGTAGAAAACGGATGTAAGTATATTATCGAAGGTGCTAATATGCCTACTACTCCAGAAGCTATTGCATACTTCACAGGTCATGAAGGTACTTTAGCACCTGCAAAGGCAGCAAATGCTGGTGGTGTTGCAGTTTCTGCACTTGAAATGAGTCAGAACTCAATGCGTTATAGCTGGACTAAAGAAGAAGTAGATGCAAAACTACATACTATCATGGTAGATATCTACAATAACTCTGTTGCAGCAGCCCAAAAGTATGGCTTAGGTTATGACTTAATCAAAGGTGCAAATATTGCAGGATTTGAAAAAGTTGTAGATGCTATGATTGCTCAGGGTAACTATTAA
- a CDS encoding IS110 family RNA-guided transposase: protein MEIVYPRSCGVDVHKSFIVAVICISESVKPKYIKKRFSTFNNQLIQFRDWLIENNCQNVCMESTGKYYIPVYNALEGHISNVVVANPKWVKAIKGEKDDNKDAKWIADLFKFGIVRSSYIPEKDIRVLREFTRYQYKLINMRSSEKNRFQNALTTGNCKLDIVFSDIFGKSASAIVNTILSNDPYTSEDILSKVHAGCKASHEDILSAVDGIQLNQFQKARIKIVQKHMDYLDSLLDEIQHHINLMVANYEDYIQLLCTIPGINRKSAITIISEIGTDMSQWSSHRKLAAWAGLAPGCNESAGKKKSVKVSKAGVYLKPCLVQVAHAAVKDKECEYYADKFNKISKRRGKKRAIIAIARKILIAVYHLLKTGEAFNPTDMADVETTKKQRIEYVKNNLRNAFNQLSRTGLSEAEILQLIRKESKNSPQIE, encoded by the coding sequence ATGGAGATTGTTTACCCTAGATCTTGTGGTGTTGACGTGCACAAATCTTTCATTGTTGCTGTTATCTGCATCTCTGAATCCGTCAAACCCAAGTACATTAAAAAAAGATTCTCAACCTTCAATAACCAGCTCATTCAATTCAGGGATTGGCTTATTGAAAACAACTGTCAAAATGTATGCATGGAATCAACCGGCAAGTACTATATCCCTGTATACAATGCATTAGAAGGCCATATTTCTAATGTCGTTGTTGCCAATCCTAAATGGGTCAAGGCTATCAAAGGTGAGAAGGATGACAATAAGGATGCCAAATGGATTGCCGACCTCTTTAAATTCGGTATTGTCAGATCCAGCTATATCCCTGAAAAGGATATCCGCGTCCTCAGGGAATTTACCCGCTATCAGTATAAACTTATCAATATGCGTTCTTCTGAAAAGAATCGTTTCCAAAATGCTTTGACTACTGGAAACTGTAAACTTGATATTGTTTTTTCTGATATCTTTGGTAAATCTGCTTCCGCTATTGTCAATACTATTTTATCAAATGATCCATATACAAGTGAAGATATTCTTTCTAAAGTTCATGCCGGTTGTAAAGCATCTCATGAAGACATCCTGAGTGCTGTTGATGGTATTCAGCTAAATCAGTTTCAAAAGGCTAGAATTAAAATCGTTCAGAAACATATGGACTATCTGGATTCTCTTCTTGATGAAATACAGCACCATATCAACTTGATGGTTGCCAACTACGAAGACTACATACAGCTTCTTTGTACAATACCAGGAATCAATAGAAAATCTGCTATTACCATTATCTCTGAAATCGGCACTGATATGTCTCAATGGTCCTCTCATCGCAAACTTGCTGCATGGGCTGGATTAGCTCCTGGATGTAATGAATCAGCTGGCAAAAAGAAATCGGTTAAAGTTTCAAAAGCTGGCGTTTATCTTAAGCCTTGTCTTGTTCAGGTTGCACATGCTGCCGTAAAAGATAAGGAATGCGAATACTATGCAGACAAATTCAACAAGATATCTAAAAGACGCGGTAAGAAACGAGCTATCATTGCGATTGCGAGAAAAATACTTATTGCTGTCTATCATCTTTTAAAAACAGGTGAAGCATTTAATCCAACAGACATGGCAGATGTTGAAACAACAAAGAAGCAACGAATTGAATACGTTAAAAATAATTTACGAAATGCCTTCAATCAACTCAGCCGCACAGGCTTGTCTGAAGCAGAGATTCTACAACTCATCAGAAAAGAATCTAAGAACTCACCTCAAATAGAATAG
- a CDS encoding LytR/AlgR family response regulator transcription factor, with amino-acid sequence MNILICDDNTAFAMQLQKDINEYFHNPNMITNVITDHFDQIEGTYDVIFMDIELNDKNGIEIAKYHKNKHNCLVIFTSSHENLVFNTFQVEPFQFIRKNHYDYDKNIVFKQLKEKLLTLYITITLKDSKRSLQIPIQDIYSVVSIGHDLVVHTLKEDYMTTGTLKDFCNNYINTTLVQIQKNMIINLQYVEDYNRNIILYNNENLTVGRIYKNNFLHHYKEYIKL; translated from the coding sequence ATGAATATACTGATTTGTGATGATAATACCGCTTTCGCAATGCAGCTACAAAAGGATATAAATGAATACTTTCATAATCCTAATATGATTACAAATGTGATTACTGACCATTTTGATCAAATAGAAGGTACATATGATGTTATATTCATGGATATTGAATTAAATGATAAGAACGGTATTGAAATCGCAAAATATCATAAAAACAAGCATAACTGTCTGGTTATATTCACATCAAGTCACGAGAATCTTGTATTTAATACATTTCAGGTTGAGCCTTTCCAATTCATCAGAAAGAACCATTATGATTATGATAAAAATATTGTCTTTAAGCAGTTAAAAGAGAAACTACTTACTCTTTATATCACTATTACACTTAAAGACAGTAAACGTTCATTACAGATTCCTATTCAAGATATCTATTCAGTTGTTTCTATTGGTCATGATCTCGTTGTCCATACACTTAAAGAAGATTATATGACAACTGGTACTCTTAAAGATTTCTGTAATAATTACATCAATACAACACTCGTTCAGATTCAAAAAAATATGATCATTAACCTTCAATATGTAGAAGATTACAATCGTAATATCATCCTATATAATAATGAAAATCTGACTGTAGGACGTATCTATAAGAACAACTTTTTACACCACTACAAGGAGTATATTAAGCTATGA
- a CDS encoding SDR family NAD(P)-dependent oxidoreductase — protein MGKLDNKVAIVTGGNAGVGKAIAKLFASEGAKVVISARRKEVLEEVGKEIEEAGGTVLCVPTDISKIDDVKNLVSKTVEAFGKVDVLVNNAGVLDKGLNAIDRIDYDDLNRVIDINQKGTMYCMSEALKVMTSGASIVNIASVAGQFGAGGAVYVSTKAAIIGVTKHAAMRFAKENIRCNVICPGSITTDMAAGLTPDTMDMKMMGAMSAHSDLSLKPCSPEDVARVTLFLASDDAAPITGQVVVTDYGVDL, from the coding sequence ATGGGTAAATTAGATAATAAAGTCGCTATCGTTACAGGCGGTAACGCAGGTGTCGGTAAAGCTATTGCAAAATTATTTGCAAGTGAAGGTGCAAAGGTTGTTATTTCAGCAAGAAGAAAAGAAGTATTAGAAGAAGTAGGTAAAGAAATTGAGGAAGCAGGAGGTACTGTATTATGTGTACCTACTGATATTTCTAAGATTGATGATGTAAAGAACCTGGTTTCTAAAACTGTAGAAGCATTTGGTAAAGTAGATGTATTAGTGAATAATGCAGGTGTACTTGATAAAGGATTAAATGCGATTGATCGTATTGATTATGATGATTTAAATAGAGTTATTGATATTAACCAGAAGGGTACAATGTATTGTATGTCTGAAGCATTAAAGGTTATGACAAGTGGTGCTTCTATTGTAAATATTGCAAGTGTTGCAGGTCAGTTTGGTGCTGGAGGAGCAGTTTATGTTTCTACAAAAGCCGCTATTATTGGTGTTACTAAACATGCTGCAATGCGTTTTGCGAAAGAAAATATTCGTTGTAATGTAATTTGTCCGGGTAGTATTACTACAGATATGGCAGCAGGCTTAACACCTGATACAATGGATATGAAGATGATGGGTGCTATGAGTGCTCATAGTGATTTATCACTAAAACCATGTAGTCCAGAAGATGTTGCAAGAGTCACTCTTTTCTTAGCAAGTGATGATGCAGCACCTATTACAGGACAGGTTGTAGTTACTGATTATGGTGTAGATTTATAA
- the lepB gene encoding signal peptidase I, producing MKNMKQTILEYVKVILVTVVLTYGFLFFVQISHVEGQSMEPNYHEGNIVLVNKQFYHYDDVKYGDVVIAKCNILGQQRQIIKRVIGKQGDTIECIDHELYRNGKKVNETYINEQMTDSNWTYTVPKGDVFIMGDNRNHSTDSRYIGAVSFKKEIVGKVFFKAF from the coding sequence ATGAAAAATATGAAACAAACAATATTAGAATATGTAAAAGTAATTCTTGTGACAGTAGTTCTTACATATGGTTTCTTATTCTTTGTCCAGATTTCTCATGTAGAAGGACAATCTATGGAACCTAATTATCATGAAGGGAACATTGTCTTAGTCAATAAGCAGTTCTATCATTATGATGATGTAAAATATGGTGATGTTGTCATTGCAAAATGTAATATATTAGGACAGCAGAGACAGATCATTAAAAGAGTCATTGGCAAGCAGGGTGATACAATAGAATGTATTGATCATGAACTCTATCGTAATGGTAAGAAAGTCAATGAAACATATATCAATGAACAAATGACAGACAGTAATTGGACTTATACAGTTCCTAAAGGTGATGTCTTTATTATGGGGGATAATAGAAACCATTCTACAGATTCCCGTTATATAGGTGCTGTTTCTTTTAAGAAAGAAATAGTCGGTAAAGTATTCTTTAAGGCCTTCTAG
- a CDS encoding MATE family efflux transporter: MTQYESQYERMIKQPIPSLILTLALPTTISMLVTNIYNMADTYFVSTVGTSATGAVGIVFGLMAILQAFGFMFGHGAGANISRRLGAKRVEEARIFASTSFFGSLFFGALIAILGLIFLNPLMYLMGSTSTILPYARAYAFFILIAAPAMTLSCVMNNILRYEGQASLAMIGLTSGSIINIFGDYIFMRIFHMGVTGAGLSTALSQYISAFILYSMYHKGKTQSCFKWQYVSLEKHVIGSIVAVGFPSLCRQGLNSISVMTLNFAAGIYGDEAIAAMSVVSRISNLIFSVGVGIGQGFQPVSAFSYGAKRYDRLKQAFIFTVTLSTILLSIISVICLCFTKPLLLLFTQDSQVLSIAQLAMKFECIAIFFMAISIGANMLFQSIGRSVIATFLAALRSGLAFIPLVILLPHIWGITGLALSQPISDLCASIIPIPFIFSLFKELS; this comes from the coding sequence ATGACACAATATGAATCACAGTATGAGAGAATGATCAAGCAGCCAATCCCTTCTCTGATACTTACTCTCGCATTACCAACAACAATCTCAATGTTAGTGACTAATATCTATAATATGGCTGATACGTACTTTGTCTCTACAGTTGGGACAAGTGCTACAGGTGCAGTAGGGATTGTTTTTGGATTGATGGCTATACTGCAAGCTTTTGGTTTTATGTTTGGGCATGGAGCAGGCGCAAACATATCAAGAAGACTAGGGGCAAAAAGAGTAGAAGAAGCACGTATTTTTGCATCTACAAGTTTTTTTGGTTCACTCTTTTTTGGTGCTTTAATTGCGATACTTGGCCTTATATTCCTAAACCCGCTTATGTATTTAATGGGTTCAACTTCTACTATACTACCTTATGCAAGAGCCTATGCCTTCTTTATTTTGATTGCAGCACCTGCCATGACTTTATCATGTGTGATGAATAATATACTAAGATATGAAGGACAAGCATCACTTGCAATGATTGGACTCACATCTGGTTCTATTATTAATATCTTTGGTGATTATATTTTTATGCGTATATTTCATATGGGTGTCACTGGTGCAGGACTCTCTACGGCCCTGTCTCAATATATCAGTGCATTCATTCTCTATTCTATGTATCACAAAGGAAAGACACAAAGCTGTTTCAAATGGCAATATGTAAGTTTAGAAAAACATGTAATTGGAAGTATTGTTGCGGTAGGATTCCCTTCATTATGTCGTCAGGGATTAAATAGTATCAGTGTTATGACTCTTAACTTTGCGGCAGGAATCTATGGAGATGAAGCGATTGCGGCAATGAGTGTTGTGAGTCGTATATCTAATCTCATCTTCTCAGTAGGAGTAGGCATAGGTCAGGGTTTCCAGCCAGTATCAGCATTTAGCTATGGTGCTAAACGATATGACCGTTTGAAACAGGCATTTATCTTCACTGTGACTCTTTCTACTATTCTATTAAGTATTATTAGTGTCATCTGTTTATGCTTCACTAAACCGCTTCTCTTACTCTTTACACAGGATAGTCAAGTACTCTCTATTGCGCAGCTTGCGATGAAATTTGAATGTATTGCGATATTCTTTATGGCTATTAGTATTGGTGCAAATATGTTGTTCCAAAGTATTGGTAGAAGTGTTATAGCGACATTTCTAGCTGCTTTAAGAAGTGGTTTGGCTTTTATCCCACTAGTCATTCTATTGCCTCACATATGGGGTATTACAGGTTTAGCCTTATCTCAGCCTATATCTGATTTATGTGCAAGTATTATTCCTATTCCCTTTATTTTTAGTTTATTCAAGGAATTATCCTAA
- a CDS encoding Abi family protein, with the protein MEKNKPRLSLDEQIQHLKDKGILFNIMDEDSAKQYLKYNNNYYKLTSFRKNYDKHPGGKNEGKYINLEFAYLVDVSIIDMRLRYRVVEMALDIEHHTKLQLLRKIDEYDEDGYQIVKDYIGSLDDRQKNNFESEINRNRRGIYCRDIIEKYEGNYPVWAFIEIISFGKLVGFYHYCANRFSDKEMKYDYYGLLTCKKIRNASAHSNCILNDLRSHTAEHRTKKDITEELMNIPHMNSNFRKNRMSNERIQQIITLLYMHKKMVRSEGVALYESGKLKKLIRRIDRNSTYYKTNKLIQGTFKFLGLVVDSWF; encoded by the coding sequence ATGGAAAAGAATAAACCAAGATTATCTCTAGATGAACAGATTCAACATTTGAAAGACAAGGGAATACTTTTCAATATCATGGATGAGGATTCTGCTAAACAGTATCTCAAATACAACAATAATTATTATAAGTTGACTTCTTTCAGAAAAAATTATGATAAACATCCAGGTGGAAAAAATGAGGGAAAGTATATTAATTTGGAATTTGCGTATCTAGTAGATGTGTCAATCATTGATATGCGTCTTCGCTATAGAGTAGTAGAAATGGCTTTGGATATTGAACATCATACTAAATTACAATTATTAAGAAAAATAGATGAGTATGATGAAGATGGTTATCAAATAGTCAAAGATTATATTGGTTCTTTGGATGACAGGCAAAAGAATAATTTTGAATCTGAGATTAATAGGAACAGAAGAGGTATCTATTGCAGGGATATTATTGAAAAATACGAAGGTAATTATCCTGTTTGGGCATTTATTGAAATAATATCGTTTGGGAAATTGGTTGGATTTTATCACTATTGTGCTAATCGTTTCTCTGATAAGGAAATGAAATATGATTATTATGGGTTGTTAACTTGTAAAAAAATTAGAAATGCATCAGCTCATAGTAATTGTATATTAAATGATTTGAGATCTCATACTGCAGAACATCGAACAAAGAAAGATATTACAGAAGAACTAATGAATATTCCGCATATGAATTCTAATTTCAGAAAGAATAGAATGAGTAACGAGAGAATTCAACAGATTATCACATTATTGTATATGCATAAGAAAATGGTAAGAAGTGAAGGAGTTGCCTTATATGAAAGTGGGAAATTGAAGAAATTAATAAGAAGGATTGATAGAAATTCTACCTATTATAAGACAAATAAATTAATCCAAGGAACTTTCAAATTTCTAGGATTAGTAGTTGACAGTTGGTTTTAG
- a CDS encoding DUF5131 family protein produces MHDIWNPWHGCVKYSEGCMNCYMYVLDKMRNQDGSHIYKTNDFAYPLSRNRDGTYKIQRGEKIRVCMTSDFCLEEADIWRDDVWSMIRRRQDVIFYILTKRAERLEECLPDNWGDGYENVILNVTCENQKRADERIPILLDIPAKHKGVMLAPLIGPIDLEKYLDGRIEEVTCGGENYGGTRACDFDWIKSLHNQCVNKNTTFTFIETGSHFVKDGIHYRVKGKVAQTRIAYRSKMNYQGNKPVYHLYDFFDNELREDQLYKREFSEHCIECASKPICNGCARRFGCKQCL; encoded by the coding sequence ATGCATGATATCTGGAATCCCTGGCATGGCTGTGTAAAGTATTCTGAAGGGTGTATGAATTGTTATATGTATGTTTTGGATAAGATGAGAAATCAGGATGGTTCACATATATATAAGACCAATGATTTTGCATATCCACTTTCTAGAAATAGAGATGGTACATATAAGATACAAAGAGGAGAAAAGATAAGAGTCTGTATGACAAGTGATTTCTGTCTAGAAGAGGCAGATATATGGAGAGATGATGTCTGGTCCATGATCAGAAGAAGACAGGATGTCATTTTCTATATACTTACTAAAAGAGCAGAAAGACTTGAAGAATGCTTACCAGATAACTGGGGTGATGGATATGAGAATGTAATACTTAATGTTACATGTGAGAATCAGAAACGTGCTGATGAACGTATACCTATTCTATTAGATATTCCTGCTAAACATAAAGGAGTTATGTTAGCACCTCTTATCGGTCCTATTGATTTAGAAAAGTATTTAGATGGACGCATAGAAGAAGTGACATGCGGTGGAGAGAATTATGGTGGTACAAGAGCATGTGACTTCGATTGGATTAAATCTTTACATAATCAATGTGTGAATAAGAACACTACATTCACTTTTATAGAAACAGGATCTCATTTTGTGAAGGATGGTATTCATTATCGAGTGAAAGGAAAAGTAGCTCAGACAAGAATAGCTTATCGTTCTAAAATGAATTATCAAGGAAATAAACCAGTATATCATCTTTATGATTTCTTTGATAATGAATTAAGAGAAGATCAGTTGTATAAAAGAGAATTCAGTGAACATTGTATAGAATGTGCATCAAAACCTATATGTAATGGATGTGCAAGAAGATTTGGATGTAAACAATGTCTTTGA
- the ltrA gene encoding group II intron reverse transcriptase/maturase, giving the protein MRLIDEILSDSNIDRAILQVKRNKGVSGIDKMTVDELDEYFYKYRREIRYSILNKKYKPQSVKRVYIPKPNGKKRPLGIPTVVDRVIQQAVAQILMKKLDSSFSEFSYGFRPRKSAQMAVLKTLEYINEGYDWVIDLDIEAYFDTVNHDKLISILREKHVNDSTTLHLIRKFMQAGIMEDGLVKPSRIGVPQGGPLSPILSNVYLDKFDKELEYRGLRFVRYADDCNIFVKSEMSANRVMKSVTSWLERKLFLKVSATKTKVVRPPESKFLGFTYLQRNGEWKCKPSNQSKMKIYDKCRRELIRRIGIARPLAVTFKRINQIVVGWINYYRIGVMKYFIDVFGQWLRHKIRVIILKQWKRPKTIYKNLYKMNRLFSCQFSDEQIFSVANSRRGLYSQACGHVINNIISPKFLGKRIGDRPGLINPLNYYLS; this is encoded by the coding sequence ATGAGATTAATTGATGAAATACTTAGTGATTCTAACATCGACAGGGCTATTCTACAGGTCAAGAGAAACAAAGGTGTATCTGGAATCGACAAGATGACAGTAGATGAACTTGATGAATATTTCTATAAGTATAGAAGAGAGATTAGATACTCTATACTTAATAAGAAGTATAAGCCCCAATCAGTCAAGAGAGTCTATATCCCAAAGCCTAATGGCAAGAAAAGACCATTAGGTATACCTACAGTAGTGGATAGAGTTATTCAACAGGCTGTTGCACAGATATTGATGAAGAAATTAGATTCTTCATTCAGTGAATTCAGTTATGGATTCAGACCAAGAAAAAGTGCACAGATGGCTGTATTAAAGACTCTAGAATACATCAATGAAGGTTATGACTGGGTTATAGACTTAGATATTGAAGCATACTTTGACACTGTAAATCATGATAAATTAATCTCAATACTTAGAGAAAAGCACGTGAATGACTCAACAACATTACATCTTATTCGCAAATTCATGCAGGCAGGGATTATGGAAGATGGTTTAGTAAAACCTTCGAGAATCGGTGTGCCTCAGGGAGGTCCACTCTCACCAATCCTTTCTAACGTTTATTTAGATAAGTTTGACAAGGAACTGGAATATAGAGGACTACGCTTTGTTAGATATGCAGATGACTGCAATATCTTCGTTAAGAGCGAGATGAGTGCAAATAGAGTAATGAAGTCAGTCACTTCATGGCTAGAGAGAAAACTATTTCTTAAAGTCAGCGCTACTAAAACCAAAGTGGTCAGACCACCCGAAAGCAAGTTTCTAGGATTCACCTACCTCCAAAGGAATGGTGAATGGAAATGCAAGCCTTCCAATCAGAGCAAGATGAAAATCTACGATAAATGTAGAAGAGAACTTATAAGAAGGATAGGAATTGCACGCCCTCTTGCAGTTACATTCAAGAGAATCAATCAGATTGTAGTGGGGTGGATTAACTATTATCGAATAGGCGTGATGAAATACTTCATTGACGTCTTTGGTCAATGGCTTCGCCATAAAATCAGAGTAATCATTTTGAAACAGTGGAAAAGACCTAAAACGATTTATAAAAACTTATACAAAATGAATAGGCTATTTTCTTGCCAATTTTCTGATGAACAAATCTTTTCGGTGGCAAACTCTAGACGCGGACTTTATAGCCAGGCCTGTGGTCATGTAATTAATAATATTATTAGTCCCAAATTCTTGGGTAAAAGAATAGGAGATAGACCTGGTCTGATCAATCCCCTTAATTACTATCTAAGTTAG